GCtacaatataacaaattttatataaatataaaatatcttaagCATGATTAAAATACAATATGAATACACATGTTATGGTATTTAGTTTTTGagataattgaataaaaacatGCATCCTTTATATATAGCTATTTGAAAAAGTACTAGAGATTCAAACTTTTAACCAAAAAGGAAAGAGGAAAAAGATTGAAGGAACAAAGTAAAAACTAGAAAGCAAGACATTAGAGGGACCCCtttgaaataaaagttttgtttgttttaaaggGGACCATTGGACCCatcattaatttattcatatacCAACCATTTCTTTACAACATGTCATTCCCATTTAAACAATTCACTCTTCCATTCCAACCTCTTGGAGTAAAATTCATTGCAATACTAACTCTGTGTTTTGTCCTTAAATCATTCAACCATATGCTTCATTATGCCCATAGTCTACCTGTTTTTATTGTGCCTTTTCCTTCtctatttcactattttatttcctattttGTATCTTCTAATTATCCAACATGTACCAATGTTAATTAAATCAACAAGTTGAGTATCATATAAACACaacatgaatataaaataatgtgattaaacatgtaaataattACATGCGGTTcacatattaatataataaattgataCATCTGTCATATCATTTGTGTTGGTGTCACGAACTAATTAAgtatcaattcaattaaaaaatattttcttataaaataaattgcattatttaaataatcaaaatacaatattaaaaacataaagaaataatGTATTAAGTCAATAAAAGTgcaaaaaaaccataaaaatatgtgaattatcaaattgaatttcactaatttaataaattattattctatattatattaaatacaCAAACTCATGATGATATAGGTTTAATTCCTGCTCTAtagaaatttgttttataaatataaaaattgctTATAgcaatatttgttattttaaaaaaattaaaataaattttcattaagttgataaatgttaagtcttcacaatttatttaatcaaggTCTTAATATATAATTGTACATGAATTGCCTATAACTTACCACCATATAAAAGttaccattaaaaataataagtataagcctaaaattatttaaataattgaactCATTAATTCCTGGTTAAATAGGTtccatttgaaaaaaaaaattgttaatccATTAAATAggtcgattttttttaaaaattaagaacataAGTTGTTTATAGAAAAAGTATGTAAAAGTTCGTCTAACTAAACGAGCTTTCTGTTAACATGTTGAAAACGAGCTTCCAACTAAAAAcgttttcttaaaattttaaagaaaacgtGTCTAACTGAACAAGCTTTCGCTGACCTATCGATAAAAAGCTCGCCTAGCTGAACGAGCTTTCTTACCAATTGTGCACATACTTTCACACCCTTTTCTCTGAAAATGACgaattaacttttcttttttcctaatttagtcttaattcccacccaaaatatgaaaattaaaacattttataactttaaagcAAGGTGTTATTCGCCGTTCATCAATGTTTTGGTGAAAGAGTAATAcagaaaattacattttattggacaatttaaaattaaatttcttttctttaaccatttaaaaaaaaagaaagaaagagaaagctaAAGATCTTGTGAGgaacaaaaaaaagtatataagaATAACAATAATCTTTTACAgagacattaaaaaaaattaaaaatactaaaaacatgaCTACAATCGATCTCTCCATGTATAACAATcaaaaagtaagaaaaagaaatggaaatctgaaaaggaaattatttatttttgaaagagggaaaaaaaaaaagctcagCCCCTGCACCTTGTGATACGGCTGCATCCACGGTTGTAAGGGTTAGCCTGAGCTCCAGGCTGGCAATTGTAATAGGAAGCACCACGGCGGGAGCAGGGAACGGTGTTCCTTTGAAGAGCGCCGTAGCTTATGTACCTGGTGGTTTGCAAAACCCGGCGGCTGATCTCCGAGTCCAGCTCAAACTCTTCTTCCCCTCCTAAGCATTCCCCTATGGAACCATTGCAAGAAGATCTGGTGGGGGTCGGAATCCAACCCAGGATTTTCTGGTTGTGGTAGTGGTGGTCACCACTCGCATCAACTGCCACCATCAACGCCGCCGCCACGATCACGGCGCAGATCCAAACAAGCTTACAAGAATTGAGCACTGCCATTGCAATTTCAAAACACTCTTTTCCAATTTCTGGGGTTTTGGCTATGATTTTATATCTCGATTCCTTCTTTCTCTTTGTATTGTGAGGTGCGGTGCTGTAGTTGTTTCTTCTTTGCTTTCTACCTTTCTTGTGAGCTGCTGCTTCTTTCTACTTTTGTTTGGTgggtttgttttttatttcttcactctgttttttgagtttttaaattaaagggGAAACTCGAAAGAGCTAGTTGgcaacttaattataaaaaatatggtTAGTTTAAACGACACTCATTCCGCTGATTTTACAGATATGCCATTATgtgtggttttatttttattttttggaaaattaattattaaatgaatatggTAATGCACTTTTGTGCTTGAAAATTACAGAtattaacttcaaattttattcaatattataaattatatatgagtTCTTAATCTAAATTTTACTTGAATGAATCTTATTtggatatatttttatatagttatagttatttatatgtatatcacttgtaattataattataattataatttttaaaatctaagattcttaattttggaaatgatttgattatataatataaaatatgatatgataagtaaaaaaatgcaaatatgagtgaataaatttactttaaatattaattttaagcttAGTGTTTGTTACGATAGcactgtattttttttatttcataagcgctttaaaaatttatcatgtgtcttttctttttaaatatttattttttaatattttactatacttctATAAgataattatcaatattttgacTCGCttataaagtctaaaaactCTCTTgataatgtattaaatattttgcctaattttaaatattatatttattgagtaattattttattaatgggAACATTTGGGGTATTTATACATACTATTACTGTTCAATCCCACTTAGGATCCGAGTCGCCTACCCGCGACCTTGATAGGTCCCACCAAATGATTGAGTGTGATGAGAACCGTGAGAGGATAATAAAGGAAGCTCACAGACCTAGCTCGCAAAGGGAGCTCATGGATCTAACTCGCAAGGAGAGCTCGCACGAACCAAGGGAAGGCTGTTGTTTCAGTTCGCATATACCCAATGAGCTCGCAGAAGGGAGGCCACGTTGTTTGGTAGGCAATCCAGAGTGAAACACGTGTCTTGCATATCTGAAGTCCGCTCAGAATGTCAATTCTAGGAATAGTGGGGTCAAGTCATGTATAAATACTCGAATATTTCCATTAATAAGATATGAGATAAAATTACtcaataatattacaaatattttatccaaattctATACATAGAGAGGTTTACTTTAGCATGTAGCATCCTTAGATAAAttgtacttttaaatatatatttcaataaagTTTGCTTAAATActatattcttttaataaaatgagattaaatactgAATAAGGGTTAATAATTAGTATATTGTCAATAAAACAAGGTTTAAAGaatgttatattttttcaatttcatttttaatataccTAAATGAGATATGTATCACccgtaaaataattaaacacgttatattatttaaaaatttaaattgaactttaaagatgatattattaaaaccataaataaaGTTATCTTAATTCTTTTTGGTGATACCaggagaaaattttaaaaaataacacaatGGCAATTTTGGAGATAAAGTGAAAACTACGGGCAAAAAGCAAAAGAGCAAACCCTCCTCTTAGGTTGACTGATTATCTCTTTGCTTTTTAGGTATGGCACCAacctaaagaaaatgaaaaacaaataaataagaaagaaagaaagacggCATCTATTCtctatttccaaaattcatCCAATAATCCTATCTTTCCGAATCCCTACCTGATTTCCGTTACCCCTACCGTTTGTTTCCTTATTACTccaactaattttttaataaagaaagaaatatataaaaatagcaGCATTTTCAGTTATTATGATTTCACAACATGTCTGGCACTTCtcaataatcatttatttatattcatcaTCTAACTATGCTCAATTTCTTTTagttattcaattataaaaattaaaatcaatttattgtgtttttcttttaatattttcctttgGTTAAGTTTTTAATGAGAATGTGaggtgaaaatttataaattggtTTAGtagtaaatttagtttttaatttttatatattattaattcaattataattttaaaagtttaactCTCGACGCGTTttcatattatttcaatttggtcctaactctaaaaaatttaaaaatttaaaaattataaatatataaaacaaacaaaattagtTTACTTTTAAACCCATAAAACATGTCTTCTAATACATTCTAAACATAGAAACATTCTCCTTCACTAGACTACCAAACTTGACCTCCACCTAATGGTGGATCCAGAAATACGACTTAGGGGGTAGGGGCAAAGttagaattttgtttttaggggggacaaaattaaattatagatttctatgatagtaaaaatacaattttgtcattttattaacctatatctttataatttttagaggaTTAAATCATATCATTTTTTGGGaggctaaagtgtaattttaccattattaatttaaaattttataaattataaagggattttctattttaggggggGCCTTTGCCAACCCCACTAGATCCTCCTCTGCCTTCACCTAACTTCACAACTTAAGGATACGGACCTTTGGAGAACCACACCCCAAAAGCTAGCTATTGAGGTTGAAAAGCCTACGTCCATATAAACCCCACTAGGAACCCCCTTACTTTCCTATATGGGACCCAAGTCTCATACCTTGCAATTGGCACATAACAATCCACCACACTCCACAGTCTCGGTGTCCATGCGGGCTAGCTTTGCGCTAGCTTAATCTAACCCCGGGTGAACATTGCAATGTGGGTTTTTTTAGAACTTTTCGTTGATCCTTTCACCCCCTATTTCCCTCACTGACAGTGACATTCGTATCGGTCTTGGACCCATCATTCTTGATCCCATAAATCAAGAGCCTAAACTTGAGTCTAAATCTAGGAAAAATATtcccaaaaattattaaagtctGATAAAGTTGATGAACTAACTGAAGTCATGTTTTTTCAGTTGAAAATGCAAATGAGTTTTTGAATTTGAAGGTAAAATGCAAACATTTAAACAAGTTATCAAGtttaaggaagaaaaaaaaagatgtcgGGAACAAAATAGAGTGAGGtagatattgaaattttgaagaaacaaATGGGTAAAAACCTGGTGAAGAAATTAGGCCAATGGGAGGCTATCCTTTaaaggaaatataaaattaaaaatgtgataaagaaagcaaaagaatcaagtgagaaaaaaaatggatgGTGATTCATATGCTAATTTTTTTGAAGAACGAGAATTTAATAAACCTTAAACtggtttctttgtttctttcttttactctctttgttttttttggggggggatttttcatgttttttgtttgtaatttacCAATGAGGTAACCGAATGGTTATTGATTAGCTTCAATTCGGTGATGGATTgctgatctgtcgtaatttgatATGGAAAATTAGGCTTCCCCAATACACTTTAGAAGCTTGTTTTCAAGCATATTAGCGTATTttctctagttttttttttttgtagtttttaggttttgagTTAATAAGTACAAATGCctcatttttcttgttttcgaGACCCAAATTATCCCATAGTGTCATTAAGGGGCCTAACATATGATTGAATGTTGTAAGGACGCATTAGAGGTCGGAATCAAGTGAAAACATCACCAAATGAAAGGTTATCGCAATATCCTACCCTTGGAATCGCGATACCTCCAACAAGCCCTAAGGATGGAGACCACCCACAGTGATATTACGATATCCACCCCAGGGTATTGCGATATTCACATGCTTTGGCAACCTCCCATTTCAAGATTGTTGACGATGTTGCAACATCCACCCCATGGATATCGCGATATCTACATCGTGAGGGGACAAAAAATGACACAAAAGTAGTCTTTTCCAACTGAAGCACCAATCATTGAAGATCGATTCAAGGGTATTTAGGGCAACAAAAAAGGATGTGTTGAAGGTCAGAATCGTGCGAAAACATCACCAAATGAGAGGGTATCGTGATATCCTACCCTTGGAATCACGATACCTCCAACAGGCCCATAGTGATCTTGCGGTATCCACCCCAGGGTATTGCGATATCCACATGCTTTAGCAACCTCCCATTTCAATATTGACGACGATGTCGCAACATCCACCCTATGGGTATCGTGATATTTACATCGTGAGGGGACAAAAAATGACATAAAAGGTAGTCTTTTCCAACCAAAGCACCAATCATTGAAGGTCCATTCAAGGGCATTTGGGGCAACAAAATTGGGGTAGAATAACTacataaatcaacaaaaatttgGTTGAGACAAAAAGGAGGCCACATTAGTGTAGTTTaactttagttttctttttaggTTTTCTGTTAGtttttctacattttttttaggttttctattttctcttcttctttcatagctttagagtttattttattgcactttcttctttttcttagtGTTCTTgtagttagttaagttagttaacaCTGTAGCTTAGATTTATTTGCATTTTCAATCCCTGTACCTTACTTGTGATGACATTTTTAGCTTTAGTTTAATGATTTCAGTTTCATtactttaaatttgttaaagtttattccttttatgtttcttgCTTTCGATTTTCATGTTATATGCTTAttcttacattttcttttagttttcttgcataaaaatccaaacttttacattttcCTTAAACTTCTCCTTAATGGCTTCTACATTATGCATTTTTATGTTCATTAGCTTTATTTTTAGTATGagtaactaaaatttaaagggGATTGGTTGAAGGAAATGTGGTGAGCTTATTTTTGGATGAATGACCAAATCGTAATAAATTGAACTGATATGAATGAACTTAAAAACTTTGGGTTGATGACCCTAAGAAAATATCTAGGTAAGTGAGATCGAAATGAGATCTTGTTGGGCATTAATTCATTGATCTCGGGTTAACCGGTGAGATTGAGAGATAATCTAgattaatttttctaacttggtaaaattgagatcgagagataaaatGGAGTCATTTTAGGAGTTTAAGCGATTTGGATCCCTAATTCAAATATTAGTAAACCACACTTAGATCAATTAACCACCGTttgttaattgtttttttttgtaattttacacgttttgcaatttagtcattggtAGTTTTCTCATAGATCAGGTTAATTCCTCTTGACTTTATGGTTTGTCATAATATAAGTTTTTACAACTAGTTGGTTAGACTTTTTATTTCGCACTCTTGTTGTTTAGAAATTGTTTAATCTCTGACTCTTTTAAGTTCAATCCTTGGAACACTctagtgttccattgtaacactacaAATGTTATAACTAACCTATCACACTTGAAGTAAACCGCGATAGTTATATTTGTATTAGTGTTGATTTCTCTCTCTCGTCGTTCGCGAAGGCAGTGAGAGAAATGATCATTTGTTAAGATTGGTGAGTAAACTAAGACGAAAGGTCATATAGGTTAATGGCTTAGTATAGATATGTGTTGGATCTAGTGCTCTAAGTATAGTATTTTTGTCTATGtatacatgtattttttaaacaaattggtttaataaaatatctattgattacattaatattctttgtatattgtcctcaacaGTTTTtacacgcaaagcaaaatgaaagcaaatattgactcactAATTATAACATTTAAGTAATACTAAATAGTATTACATGATTGGATCGTAATAAGGAAAGATAAATTGTATTAGTAGACAATCTAAACATATACGTAGTCTAAtaagaaatgagcaaaccaattgaaagactaatatgtcgtctatcaagtccaatttgaaagatgttttgtcttgagcATCAGAACGGATGaatcctagaagatagagatatagatgtgactga
The Gossypium raimondii isolate GPD5lz chromosome 8, ASM2569854v1, whole genome shotgun sequence DNA segment above includes these coding regions:
- the LOC105792505 gene encoding rapid alkalinization factor, encoding MAVLNSCKLVWICAVIVAAALMVAVDASGDHHYHNQKILGWIPTPTRSSCNGSIGECLGGEEEFELDSEISRRVLQTTRYISYGALQRNTVPCSRRGASYYNCQPGAQANPYNRGCSRITRCRG